Within Aliivibrio fischeri, the genomic segment CGCTCCGCTAGATCAAAAGGATGCCCTGCTGTACTGATCACAACATTTGGGCCAACTTGAACATGTGCTCCAATAAAAACAGGAGCAAGATCTAAGATCTTAACTCCTGAATTTAAAAATCCACCACACTCAAAATGTATGTTCTTTCCCATATCGCAATAAAATGGAGGTACGATAGCCACTCCCTTGTATTGACCAAGGATAGATTGCAATACATCGGATCTTAACTGATGTTCTGATGGTCGGGAGTGGTTAAAGTCATACAGTTGCTCTTTTACTTCATCCTGAAATGCGCACAGTTCTTTATTTATGGGAATTTGAACTGAAAAATCCGACAATTTATGACTCATAACCACTCCTTAGTTAATCTTACTCCCTACTTATTGAGCTACTTGTTTTACCTCATTAATAGGGAATGCTTTATCATAAGCTAAATTATAAACATACGCATAAAACAGATAGAAAACCACGAGACCGATATCAAGAATAAAAGCTTCCAAGATACTAATATTTAAGAACCACGCTATAGCAGGAATAGTCAGAATCAATAACCCGCCTTCAAACCCTAAGCTATGAACAACACGGTTTAATGTTGATTTTACTGTGCTGCCTGTTTTTCTCAGCATGTACTTATCAAATAAGATGTTATAAACATAATTCCACCCAGTTGCGACAAGTGAAAATACAACACCCATAATACCAACATGGCCCATTTCAAAGCCAAATTGACTTAAAACACCGACAATAAGAATAAGACCAATTAACTCAAACATAATAGCGTGACGAATTCGGTCAAAACGACTTCTCATAATAAAAACTCCAAAGGTTAATGTTGGCGTCATTATATAAAGAAAAATAGAGAGTAAAAGTTAGAAGCTATCCGCTTTTCGTATACTAATTTTTAGTATGATTAAAAATATACTCATAAAACACAACCATAGAATCCATTTCTTCTTTGACAACAAATCCTACTTTTTCTAGTAGTTTAGCAGAGGCAATATTATCTTTATCAACACCACCAACAAGTCTCTCTATAGATGGGTGTTGGTACAGGTAATCTAAGAGACCACTGAGTAATTCTGAGCCATAGCCTTTATGCCAATACTCGTCACCTAATAAGTACCCTAAATGAACTTCCTCGCTATCTGCTCCCGATAAAAATAAAAAGCCAATAATATCCTTAGTATTCTTAACCGATACCGTAAATAGCTGACTTTCATTCGACATTTTCTTCAGCCATATTTCCGCTTCTTTTATCGTTTCTATATCGTGGAAATAAGGAGGCAACCCTCGGGTAACTTGAGGTGTTAGTAACGCAACAATCTTATTCAATACGACTTGGCTTCCTTGCTCGTTTACTATCACAGAATCTATATGTTCAATGACAAGGCGTGTCGTTTTATAACTCAGTTCAGCCAATTGATCTTGATGGTGCATACCTATAATTATTCCTATCGTTAGTTAAATCGAATTCGTCAATTCGGAAGGTCTTAAGAAGTCACCTTCTAGTTTTAAGATTTCTCGATAATACATTTCAAACATAAAAATATTCTTTACGTATACTCGAGTCTCTTTAAAAGAAATTGACTCTATATAACCAAATATATCAATCTCTTTACTTGCCGCTCTTCGCCATACCATCACCATTGTTGGTCCTGCATTGTAAGCAGAAAATGCGTAAGCTCTATTGTTCTTATAGCGAGCAAGCAAATGACTTAAATAACGACTACCTACGGCAACATTTTTGTCTAAATCAAACAGGTCACTCGAATGTCGATAATTTAAATTATACTTCTGTGCCATAAATGCAGCAGTACTTGGTAACACTTGCATCAATCCACGTGCACCAACAGGTGATTTAGTGGTTAGTTCTAAACCACTTTCTTGTCTTGAAAGGGCTAATAATGTCACAGGATCCACATTATATTTAGTGCCATAGCGTGTAAATTCTTTCCAATAGCGAACAGGGAAACGCAGATAAATATAATCCCATAACTCCCACGAATGGTGGCTTCATGCGTAAATAAATGCCAATGCTTCTTTTTAGCATAACAAGCTAAAACCGCACTCTTTGCTTGATTCTCTTTTGCGACTACATGACGCCAATGTTTTCTTGCAGGGTACGTTTTACCTAATGCGAGTAATTCCTCTACACGATCAATATCATCTTGATATGGTTCTAGTTGTTCTTTATTACACTCAACACGAGCAATAGGGAATCGAGGTTCTCTTTTTAGTGCAATAGATGCCGCAATACTATAAAAGTACCTATTACCAGCGATACGCTTTAAGCGTGTTTCACCAGACTCGGTATCTCCTAGCTTCATCTCACTACGAGCTAACCAATACTGCCATCGATATGATGCTTGTTCTTCGCTGGTGAGCTTATTAATCCAAAATATAATTTCGTTCCATTGTGTTTTTCTAATCGCCAATCGAATTCGTTGCTCTAGAACGACACTATCGCTTGAGCGTTCAAAAACATCGTCTCTCCATTGGATTATTTCAGGATCTTTTGTATCCAGTAATCTAACGGCCAGAAACTCAAGTGTTGCTTGAAGTTCATTAACTTCAAATGAAAAATGACTCTGTACAAAGTCCACCTTTTCATAAGCGGAATTTATATTATGTTTTGCCAAATGTTTTAGCGCTGTTTGAGCATAATTACGATTAAATTGCGTGTCCTCTTTGGTTTCAAAAACCACGGTAAACTTTTCAGGCTGACGATACAATCGAAGCATTTCCGTTAAAGTGTCTTTGCTATCAACCGTAGAGGCTAATTTTCGCAAATAGGTAATCAATCTAGGGTTCTTTGCATCAACAGCGTATAACGCACGCTCAAGTATCATGTTATCGGTTCGTTCACCGGCCTTATCCCAATATGAAAAAAGGGAATTACAAGCGCTAGAGACACTCTCACCATCTAACCAGAGTCGCTTTGCCCCATCAAAGGCGGTGTCCAATTCATTCTCATAATAAAAAGCAGTGTAATACCAACATTGGTAATCTTGATCACGAGGTAACTCTGTTTGATAAGCAATTAAATATGGCCAATTTTTGGTAGCAATCAACGCATTAAGGTAGTCAGCACGAATGGAAACGGAGAATGGATAATCAGCAAACTCTTTTGAAAACTGATTTACTTCTTCTGGTGTTTTATTTTTTAAATCAAAAAGAAAGGCACGATAATCAGCATACCCAGATAATGGGTAATTATCTAAATCTCCACGCTTCTTATGATAAACAGAAATGTCTTTTTTATTAAACCCTTGTTGAATCGCATCATAAGCGTAACGATCAAGCCATAACTCTGAAATCGCAAAAGCACTGTTTGAAACACACCCGAGTATTAACCCGACAAATCCTTTTTTCATTAGTCGCATCAATCATCCTTTTTCTGCATTTAATGAGTGTGGTATAGAATGTTTAAAACGTCCATATAACGTAAAAAAATCACACAAATTCGACTATGCATACTTTGTTTTTTTGATACAAGAATAAAAAGAATCATTTATGAGAAACTAATAGTTAAAAGACTCAATTACATCGCAACATTATGAACGTCGCATTTATTCCTTTTCATCGCACAAGCTTTTCTTCCTTTTTTGTTTTCTTTCCCTCCTTTACTAGACTGCTATTCTCATTAACTAAAAGGAATTAATTATGTACAAACCAAGAGGCTCTTTAGTCACAGCTTGTCTTACTTTACTCATATCTACATCAGTTGTTGCGAGTAATACACTACTGAAAAAAGATAACGTGCCTCCATCTGATATGCCACCAATTCAAATTAAACATACACCCATGTTTATTAGCCTAGGCTTTGATGATAATGTCGAAAAAGATGGCCTAGAGTGGGTTATTAAGGAATTG encodes:
- a CDS encoding PACE efflux transporter; its protein translation is MRSRFDRIRHAIMFELIGLILIVGVLSQFGFEMGHVGIMGVVFSLVATGWNYVYNILFDKYMLRKTGSTVKSTLNRVVHSLGFEGGLLILTIPAIAWFLNISILEAFILDIGLVVFYLFYAYVYNLAYDKAFPINEVKQVAQ
- a CDS encoding lytic transglycosylase domain-containing protein, with protein sequence MTLLALSRQESGLELTTKSPVGARGLMQVLPSTAAFMAQKYNLNYRHSSDLFDLDKNVAVGSRYLSHLLARYKNNRAYAFSAYNAGPTMVMVWRRAASKEIDIFGYIESISFKETRVYVKNIFMFEMYYREILKLEGDFLRPSELTNSI
- a CDS encoding lytic murein transglycosylase, which encodes MRLMKKGFVGLILGCVSNSAFAISELWLDRYAYDAIQQGFNKKDISVYHKKRGDLDNYPLSGYADYRAFLFDLKNKTPEEVNQFSKEFADYPFSVSIRADYLNALIATKNWPYLIAYQTELPRDQDYQCWYYTAFYYENELDTAFDGAKRLWLDGESVSSACNSLFSYWDKAGERTDNMILERALYAVDAKNPRLITYLRKLASTVDSKDTLTEMLRLYRQPEKFTVVFETKEDTQFNRNYAQTALKHLAKHNINSAYEKVDFVQSHFSFEVNELQATLEFLAVRLLDTKDPEIIQWRDDVFERSSDSVVLEQRIRLAIRKTQWNEIIFWINKLTSEEQASYRWQYWLARSEMKLGDTESGETRLKRIAGNRYFYSIAASIALKREPRFPIARVECNKEQLEPYQDDIDRVEELLALGKTYPARKHWRHVVAKENQAKSAVLACYAKKKHWHLFTHEATIRGSYGIIFICVSLFAIGKNLHAMALNIMWIL
- a CDS encoding GNAT family N-acetyltransferase, with amino-acid sequence MHHQDQLAELSYKTTRLVIEHIDSVIVNEQGSQVVLNKIVALLTPQVTRGLPPYFHDIETIKEAEIWLKKMSNESQLFTVSVKNTKDIIGFLFLSGADSEEVHLGYLLGDEYWHKGYGSELLSGLLDYLYQHPSIERLVGGVDKDNIASAKLLEKVGFVVKEEMDSMVVFYEYIFNHTKN
- a CDS encoding sugar O-acetyltransferase, with protein sequence MSHKLSDFSVQIPINKELCAFQDEVKEQLYDFNHSRPSEHQLRSDVLQSILGQYKGVAIVPPFYCDMGKNIHFECGGFLNSGVKILDLAPVFIGAHVQVGPNVVISTAGHPFDLAERVLPIASANPIKIGDNVWIGANAVILDGVTIGDRSVIGAGSVVTKDIPPDCVAVGNPCRVIKTITHSDMPSDDELDEMWAGLT